A part of Tessaracoccus timonensis genomic DNA contains:
- a CDS encoding ABC transporter permease produces the protein MYLALRDLRHSKGRFALITIVVTLMTLLVGFLTGLTGGLASQNVSSLMHLDADKVVFSMPDDEAPSYTTSRVSEEQAKAWKDAAGVDRADPLGLTFAQVESGDADVAVALLATSTGRIDEVPGDADHITLGKSIADDLGVAAGDTVTLAGRDMTVGKLADDTEFSHRDVAWVTTDALHQYLESTRQPQAYANVLLVDGDPDVEAMDADQGTTTQALLPSLLALEALKSEIGSLGMMIGMLMVIAVLVIGVFFLVWSMQRQRDIAILKALGASNRWISTDALGQALLVLLIGVGLGTGATVGLGLLVGTALPFVMNWLTLLVPSVGMVIAGLLGAYVSQRRITAVDPLVALASAA, from the coding sequence ATGTACTTGGCTTTGCGGGATCTGCGGCACAGCAAGGGCCGCTTCGCACTCATCACTATCGTCGTTACGCTCATGACGTTGCTCGTCGGATTCCTCACGGGCTTGACCGGCGGGTTGGCGTCGCAGAACGTGTCATCACTGATGCACCTTGACGCCGACAAGGTGGTGTTCTCGATGCCCGACGACGAAGCACCCTCGTACACGACTTCTCGGGTGAGCGAAGAGCAGGCGAAAGCCTGGAAGGACGCGGCAGGCGTCGACCGGGCTGACCCGCTCGGCCTCACCTTCGCGCAGGTTGAAAGCGGCGACGCGGACGTCGCCGTCGCGCTGCTCGCCACCTCGACGGGACGCATCGACGAGGTGCCCGGCGACGCGGACCACATCACGCTCGGCAAGAGCATCGCGGACGACTTGGGCGTCGCTGCCGGCGACACTGTGACACTCGCCGGCCGTGACATGACCGTCGGGAAGCTGGCCGACGACACCGAGTTCTCCCACCGCGACGTGGCGTGGGTCACCACCGATGCGCTCCACCAATACCTGGAGAGCACGCGCCAGCCGCAGGCCTACGCCAATGTGCTCCTCGTCGACGGCGACCCCGACGTCGAGGCGATGGACGCGGATCAGGGCACGACGACGCAGGCGCTGCTGCCGTCGCTCCTCGCGTTGGAGGCGCTCAAGTCGGAGATCGGCTCGCTGGGCATGATGATTGGGATGCTCATGGTGATTGCCGTGCTGGTGATCGGCGTGTTCTTCCTGGTGTGGTCGATGCAGCGCCAGCGTGACATCGCGATTCTGAAGGCGCTGGGCGCCAGCAACCGTTGGATCTCGACGGATGCGCTCGGCCAGGCTCTGCTCGTGCTGTTGATCGGGGTCGGACTCGGCACCGGGGCAACCGTCGGGCTTGGGCTGCTCGTCGGCACCGCACTCCCGTTTGTGATGAATTGGCTCACCCTGCTCGTGCCGTCGGTGGGCATGGTGATCGCCGGCCTGCTGGGCGCCTACGTGTCGCAGCGGCGCATCACCGCCGTCGATCCCCTTGTCGCGCTGGCTTCGGCCGCCTGA
- a CDS encoding sensor histidine kinase codes for MATPKTPHPSPTQLLVLLGIGLLFAGLAIYPAGMAFAFGHPHLAGIVVFSALTCVILTGGLIGLSRVHDLSRPAQDLHVDALIFLLAVTVPWAMVIVESPDASYFLTALALLTSWLLPPVAGAIATAIVAGFTVAGQVFHHGLTAGTVVGPIVVAVLIVAFVAMIRMVYRSSDASKVLLVKLRASQAETTRAEREAGRLAERARIGRDLHDTVAQSLSSIQLLLQAAERTTDADQVRAHLALARDTAQASLAETRAFIGELTPPDLVDTGLAPALRRLAHDASVPTEFAVEGEPRVLDASGETALFRVAQESLRNVEAHANAQHCQITLIYEREEVALEVDDDGRGFDVDAAAHKGRFGLQGMRSRIEELGGSLAIVSSGDDGTLVAARVPA; via the coding sequence GTGGCCACACCCAAAACCCCGCATCCCTCGCCGACGCAGCTGCTGGTGCTGCTCGGCATCGGCCTGCTCTTCGCCGGCCTGGCGATCTACCCGGCAGGGATGGCCTTCGCGTTCGGCCACCCGCATCTGGCGGGCATCGTCGTATTTTCCGCGCTCACCTGCGTGATCCTCACGGGCGGTCTCATCGGCCTCAGCCGCGTGCACGACCTCAGCCGGCCCGCCCAAGACCTCCACGTCGACGCACTGATCTTCCTGCTGGCCGTGACCGTGCCGTGGGCGATGGTGATCGTCGAATCTCCCGACGCTTCGTATTTCCTCACCGCGCTCGCGCTACTCACGTCGTGGCTGCTTCCGCCCGTCGCGGGCGCCATCGCGACGGCAATCGTCGCGGGATTCACCGTCGCCGGCCAGGTGTTCCACCACGGACTGACCGCAGGCACCGTCGTCGGACCCATCGTGGTGGCGGTGCTGATCGTCGCCTTCGTGGCGATGATCCGGATGGTGTACCGCTCGTCGGATGCGTCGAAGGTGCTGCTGGTGAAACTCCGTGCGAGCCAGGCGGAAACGACGCGGGCCGAACGTGAAGCGGGCCGCCTCGCGGAGCGTGCCAGGATTGGGCGCGACTTGCACGACACCGTCGCGCAATCCCTGTCAAGCATCCAGCTCCTCCTGCAAGCCGCTGAGCGCACGACGGACGCAGACCAGGTGCGGGCGCACCTGGCGTTGGCGCGCGACACCGCCCAGGCGTCGCTCGCTGAGACGAGGGCGTTCATCGGGGAACTCACGCCTCCAGATCTCGTCGACACCGGGCTGGCGCCCGCGCTGCGCCGCCTCGCCCACGACGCCAGTGTGCCCACGGAGTTCGCCGTCGAAGGGGAACCCCGCGTTCTGGACGCGAGCGGCGAGACCGCGCTGTTTCGCGTTGCGCAAGAGTCATTGCGCAACGTCGAAGCCCATGCGAACGCCCAGCACTGCCAGATCACGCTCATCTACGAGCGTGAGGAAGTAGCCTTGGAAGTCGACGACGACGGCCGCGGTTTCGACGTCGACGCTGCCGCTCACAAGGGCCGATTCGGCTTGCAGGGGATGCGCTCGCGCATCGAGGAGCTGGGCGGGTCGCTCGCCATCGTCTCGTCGGGCGACGACGGCACCCTCGTCGCCGCCAGAGTCCCCGCCTGA
- a CDS encoding MOSC domain-containing protein yields MSIPSFPVVSFGYAPIKGIRHEPRSVDVDALGSVGDRHWCLVDDQLKVLRTVQHLELLAVRAHALEQLTVDFPGGATVVSSPHPTGEQCTVDYWKRLVPATFAPSELDAAFSDYLGAPVRLAQPERGAIVYGSPISIITTASVRDLGARLHAADFLDQAARFRATYLVDHDEAYAEDAWRGKVIRLGEVLVEVTGAIGRCAVIDAHPTTGQRDLRVLRTLAGYRPRNDAGEPCFGVQGRVVGTSKI; encoded by the coding sequence GTGAGCATTCCATCGTTCCCAGTGGTGAGCTTCGGCTATGCGCCCATCAAGGGCATCCGCCATGAGCCGAGGTCCGTCGACGTCGACGCGCTCGGCTCGGTAGGGGACCGGCATTGGTGTCTCGTCGACGATCAGCTCAAGGTGCTGCGCACGGTGCAACATCTCGAACTGTTGGCGGTGCGCGCGCACGCGTTGGAGCAGCTCACCGTCGACTTCCCGGGCGGAGCGACGGTGGTCTCCTCACCACATCCCACCGGCGAGCAGTGCACGGTTGACTACTGGAAACGCCTGGTTCCTGCGACGTTTGCGCCGTCGGAGCTGGACGCTGCATTCAGCGACTACCTGGGCGCACCCGTTCGCCTCGCCCAGCCCGAGCGCGGTGCCATCGTATACGGCAGCCCCATCTCTATCATCACGACAGCGAGCGTGCGTGACCTGGGTGCACGCCTGCACGCAGCAGATTTCCTCGACCAGGCAGCTCGCTTTCGCGCCACCTATCTGGTGGACCACGACGAGGCCTACGCGGAAGATGCGTGGCGTGGCAAGGTGATTCGTCTGGGTGAGGTGCTCGTGGAGGTGACTGGCGCCATCGGGCGCTGTGCAGTGATCGATGCACATCCCACGACAGGCCAACGTGACCTTCGCGTGCTGCGCACGCTCGCGGGCTATCGCCCGCGCAACGACGCGGGTGAACCCTGCTTCGGCGTGCAGGGTCGCGTGGTGGGTACCAGCAAAATCTGA
- a CDS encoding ABC transporter ATP-binding protein has product MLKLTDVILTYPDGDERVTALDNVSLTVESNTFAAVTGPSGSGKSSLLAVASTLVTPDSGHVDIDGTDITTLNSKGKAALRRSKLGIVFQSPNLIPSLTVREQLEVVLRMGSRGARERSMAQIPEVLDAVGCSKLADRLPAQLSGGQQQRVNIARAIIHEPSVMLVDEPTSALDQERGNEIIELLGRLTHERKLATVVVTHEPEQLPSFDAAFEMRDGVLAQMRHRMAA; this is encoded by the coding sequence ATGCTGAAGCTCACCGATGTCATCCTCACCTACCCCGACGGCGACGAGCGCGTCACGGCGCTCGATAACGTCTCGCTCACGGTGGAATCCAACACCTTCGCGGCGGTCACCGGCCCGAGCGGCTCGGGCAAATCCAGCCTGCTGGCCGTGGCATCGACCCTTGTCACACCAGATTCCGGCCACGTCGACATCGACGGCACGGACATCACGACGTTGAACTCGAAGGGGAAGGCCGCCCTTCGTCGAAGCAAGCTGGGGATCGTCTTTCAGAGCCCGAACCTCATCCCGTCCCTCACCGTGCGCGAGCAGCTGGAAGTGGTGCTGCGGATGGGCAGCCGTGGGGCCCGTGAGCGCAGCATGGCGCAGATCCCGGAGGTGCTCGACGCCGTCGGGTGCAGCAAGCTCGCCGATCGCCTGCCCGCGCAGCTGTCCGGTGGTCAGCAGCAGCGCGTCAACATTGCACGGGCGATCATCCACGAGCCTTCGGTGATGCTCGTCGACGAGCCCACGAGCGCGCTCGACCAGGAGCGGGGCAACGAGATCATCGAGCTGCTGGGTCGCCTCACGCATGAGCGCAAGCTGGCCACCGTCGTCGTGACGCACGAACCGGAGCAGCTGCCCAGCTTCGACGCCGCGTTCGAGATGCGCGACGGTGTGCTCGCCCAGATGCGCCACCGCATGGCTGCGTGA
- a CDS encoding ATP-binding protein, with protein sequence MSNPRRSTVVLLCGLTCSGKSTLARQLAGQGFVWLSVDQDAWDAGCREQPLPPAVQHEIKVEHKRRVRELVAAGHDVVLDYALVSRARRDEYRALAEDAGACVVLLHLDVPAAELHRRLASRNAGPRGPHQVIVAPEQLDKWIATFEPPADDEGAVRVTEAELTRYPHAFAENGEIGANRETKVDIGLGQASSPSQS encoded by the coding sequence TTGAGTAACCCACGCAGAAGCACCGTCGTCTTACTGTGCGGGCTCACGTGCTCGGGCAAGAGCACGCTCGCACGGCAACTCGCCGGGCAAGGGTTCGTGTGGCTTTCGGTGGACCAGGACGCCTGGGATGCCGGATGCCGCGAGCAGCCGTTGCCGCCAGCGGTGCAGCACGAGATCAAGGTTGAGCACAAACGGCGGGTGAGGGAACTCGTCGCAGCGGGCCACGACGTGGTGCTGGACTACGCTCTCGTGTCCCGGGCGCGTCGCGACGAGTATCGCGCCCTGGCCGAGGACGCCGGGGCGTGCGTCGTGCTCCTCCACCTGGACGTGCCTGCGGCGGAGCTGCACCGTCGGCTCGCTTCCAGAAACGCTGGGCCCCGCGGACCGCACCAGGTGATCGTCGCGCCCGAGCAGCTCGACAAGTGGATAGCGACGTTCGAACCGCCCGCAGACGACGAGGGCGCGGTGCGGGTTACCGAAGCTGAGCTAACCCGATATCCACACGCGTTTGCCGAAAACGGCGAAATTGGCGCAAATCGTGAAACGAAAGTGGATATCGGGTTAGGTCAGGCTTCGTCCCCGTCCCAATCTTGA
- a CDS encoding AZOBR_p60025 family cell surface glycopolymer formation protein → MNRGRSTASAAGGWVSSWLTGAVAAVVALLTQMSSRWGVFHPSLLLNVADTDAIAPRIAAVDPSFHFTTMHDHYDGVYLWAMATDPFAVAGGSHELIDLAAYRYGHPLYSWIAGALSLGHAPALPWIFWVLSLASMMGAAVAVSRLAVRLGGSPWLGLIVACSPGLLFSASTALTEPAQLFLVALLCLRWIDQRTSPIEIAVLTAAMCLLKEPLVLVAVALGLSGLIHGIRARNIEWSRLFALLAGPVALGAWLLFIRGRFAAEQKTYDDGNLGRPIDGWLETFRFATSLRFGDAMQSQIGSTAVPGLMATAAVLVIASTVGLRRLDALGLIVVLQTALVACLGWRTLLYPHEMFRIPSVPVALAVLLLGVAMTSRRGTATPANSSRRS, encoded by the coding sequence ATGAATCGAGGTAGGTCGACAGCATCTGCAGCAGGCGGGTGGGTTAGCTCGTGGCTGACGGGCGCCGTCGCAGCTGTGGTGGCGCTCCTCACACAGATGAGTTCGCGCTGGGGTGTATTCCACCCGAGCCTTCTGCTTAATGTGGCGGATACCGACGCCATCGCGCCCCGCATCGCGGCAGTCGACCCATCCTTCCACTTCACCACCATGCACGACCACTACGACGGCGTCTACCTCTGGGCCATGGCTACGGATCCCTTCGCGGTAGCAGGAGGCTCGCATGAGCTGATCGACTTGGCGGCCTACCGCTACGGCCACCCCCTCTACTCCTGGATTGCGGGAGCACTGAGCCTCGGCCACGCACCGGCCCTGCCGTGGATATTTTGGGTGCTCAGCCTCGCGTCGATGATGGGCGCGGCGGTAGCCGTCTCGCGGCTTGCCGTACGGCTTGGTGGGTCGCCGTGGCTCGGCCTCATCGTGGCGTGCAGCCCCGGTTTACTGTTCAGCGCCTCGACCGCGCTGACCGAACCCGCACAGCTATTCCTCGTGGCGCTGCTGTGCCTGCGCTGGATTGACCAACGCACGAGCCCCATCGAAATCGCCGTGCTCACCGCCGCCATGTGCCTACTCAAAGAGCCGCTCGTGCTGGTCGCCGTCGCCCTCGGCTTGAGCGGACTCATCCACGGCATACGCGCACGCAACATCGAGTGGAGCCGCCTGTTCGCGCTGCTCGCCGGGCCCGTGGCGCTGGGTGCGTGGCTGCTGTTCATCCGCGGGCGCTTCGCCGCCGAGCAAAAGACGTACGACGACGGAAACCTCGGCCGCCCGATCGACGGATGGCTGGAAACCTTCCGGTTCGCCACTAGTCTGCGCTTCGGCGACGCCATGCAGTCACAGATCGGCTCGACGGCGGTGCCTGGCCTGATGGCGACGGCGGCCGTCCTGGTGATCGCGTCGACGGTGGGTCTTCGCAGGCTTGACGCGCTCGGCCTCATCGTCGTGCTCCAGACGGCGCTGGTGGCATGTCTCGGATGGCGCACCCTGCTCTACCCTCACGAGATGTTCCGTATTCCGTCGGTGCCGGTGGCGCTCGCTGTCTTGCTCCTGGGCGTGGCGATGACCTCCCGACGAGGCACCGCGACGCCGGCGAACTCGTCGCGAAGAAGCTAG
- a CDS encoding DUF4185 domain-containing protein — translation MAEINRRGFGKLIAGGALAAAAAPALAPTSMLDTAQAAGRAYHKARLTGADMYTAHNWQVAGTDLGIPYVLENGSIGYLFGDTFSTMSPEGGGNHRSPVMLRSARHPNDGIIFDSAARVYGNAPARELMWNAHGGWVAGQHEFTVIPNDGISFPETGRQVVSFMSMDNWGHPRGFRSGFAGLAYSDNGNDFERAPVHWFNTPENTNAFQMWTMQRDGDFVYVFSVCSGRQYGPMMLQRVHWTRILDKNAYEGWGWNGSDWGWGRPCTPILHAKFGEPSVRKLSDGTWVMAYVDYGVGLGQLVTRTASRPDGLWSDPVVQIDPIMPAQYYGGFIHPWSTSEPGGLHMMVSQWLRGPNNVTQAYHVEHWVGSV, via the coding sequence ATGGCAGAGATCAACCGTCGCGGATTCGGGAAGTTGATTGCGGGCGGTGCGCTCGCGGCTGCGGCAGCACCGGCGCTGGCGCCCACGTCTATGCTGGACACGGCGCAGGCAGCCGGGCGCGCCTATCACAAGGCTCGCCTCACGGGCGCAGACATGTACACCGCGCACAACTGGCAGGTTGCAGGCACTGACCTCGGCATCCCCTACGTTCTAGAGAACGGTTCCATCGGGTACCTCTTCGGCGACACCTTCTCCACCATGAGCCCTGAAGGAGGCGGCAACCACCGCTCGCCGGTGATGCTGCGTTCCGCGAGGCACCCGAACGACGGGATCATCTTTGATAGCGCCGCCAGAGTTTATGGGAACGCCCCGGCACGAGAGCTGATGTGGAACGCACATGGCGGCTGGGTGGCTGGCCAGCACGAATTCACGGTTATTCCTAACGACGGCATTTCATTTCCCGAGACGGGCCGGCAGGTGGTCTCGTTCATGAGCATGGACAACTGGGGGCATCCGCGTGGCTTCCGTAGCGGCTTCGCCGGGCTCGCGTACTCCGACAACGGCAACGACTTCGAGCGCGCACCGGTGCACTGGTTCAATACTCCCGAGAACACCAACGCCTTTCAGATGTGGACGATGCAGCGCGATGGCGATTTCGTCTACGTATTCTCCGTGTGTTCGGGCCGTCAGTACGGGCCCATGATGTTGCAGCGCGTGCATTGGACCCGCATTCTCGACAAGAACGCGTATGAGGGCTGGGGCTGGAACGGGTCCGACTGGGGCTGGGGTCGCCCCTGCACGCCCATTCTGCACGCCAAGTTCGGCGAACCGTCGGTGCGCAAGCTCAGCGATGGCACGTGGGTGATGGCATATGTCGACTACGGCGTCGGCCTAGGGCAGCTGGTCACGCGCACAGCCAGCCGTCCCGACGGCCTCTGGAGCGACCCGGTCGTGCAGATTGATCCCATCATGCCCGCGCAGTACTACGGTGGCTTCATTCACCCCTGGTCGACGTCGGAGCCCGGTGGCTTACACATGATGGTCTCGCAGTGGTTGAGAGGCCCGAACAACGTTACGCAGGCGTACCACGTTGAGCACTGGGTGGGCAGCGTGTAA
- the fumC gene encoding class II fumarate hydratase — MAEHTRTESDSMGTVEVAADRYWGAQTERSLHNFDIGRETFVWGRPMVKALGTLKKAAALANAELGELPQDVADLIAKAGDEVIAGDLDDHFPLVVFQTGSGTQSNMNVNEVISNRAIELAGGELGSKTPVHPNDHVNRGQSSNDTFPTAMHIAVVNELHAMYPRVRQLRDTLDKKAKEFDDIIMVGRTHLQDATPIRLSQVFSGWVAQIDFALEGIEYADSRARELAIGGTAVGTGLNAHPKFGELTAKKISEETGIDFKQADNLFAALGAHDALVLVSGALRVLGDALMKIANDVRWYASGPRNGIGELLIPENEPGSSIMPGKVNPTQCEAMTMVATKVFGNDATVGFAGSQGNFQLNVYKPVMAWCVLESIQLLGDACVSFDEHCAYGIEPNREKIQENLDTNLMQVTALNRHIGYDKASQIAKNAHKKGLSLRESALELGFLTDEQFDEWVVPADMTHPSAADE, encoded by the coding sequence GTGGCAGAGCACACTCGTACTGAATCCGACTCGATGGGCACCGTTGAGGTCGCTGCCGACCGCTACTGGGGAGCCCAGACCGAGCGGTCCCTCCACAACTTCGATATCGGCCGCGAAACCTTCGTTTGGGGCCGCCCCATGGTGAAGGCACTGGGCACGTTGAAGAAGGCCGCCGCACTCGCCAATGCTGAGCTGGGCGAGCTGCCGCAGGACGTCGCCGACCTCATCGCCAAGGCTGGCGACGAGGTGATCGCCGGCGATCTCGACGACCACTTCCCGCTGGTCGTGTTCCAGACCGGTTCTGGCACCCAGTCGAACATGAACGTCAACGAGGTCATCTCCAACCGCGCCATTGAACTGGCCGGTGGCGAGTTGGGCTCGAAGACGCCGGTGCACCCGAACGACCACGTCAACCGCGGCCAGTCGTCGAACGACACCTTCCCGACGGCCATGCACATCGCCGTCGTGAACGAGCTGCACGCCATGTACCCGCGCGTGCGCCAGCTGCGCGACACCCTCGACAAGAAGGCCAAGGAGTTCGACGACATCATCATGGTGGGCCGCACCCACCTGCAGGACGCCACCCCGATCCGGCTGAGCCAAGTGTTCTCCGGCTGGGTTGCGCAGATCGACTTCGCGCTCGAGGGCATCGAGTACGCCGACTCCCGCGCCCGTGAACTCGCGATCGGCGGCACCGCCGTCGGCACCGGCCTCAACGCCCACCCGAAGTTCGGCGAGCTCACCGCGAAGAAGATTTCGGAAGAAACCGGCATCGACTTCAAGCAAGCTGACAATCTCTTCGCCGCGCTCGGCGCCCACGACGCGCTCGTCCTCGTCTCGGGCGCGCTGCGCGTGCTCGGTGATGCGCTCATGAAGATCGCCAACGACGTGCGCTGGTACGCATCCGGCCCGCGCAACGGCATCGGTGAGCTCCTCATCCCCGAGAACGAGCCCGGTTCGTCGATCATGCCCGGCAAGGTGAACCCCACCCAGTGTGAGGCCATGACGATGGTGGCGACGAAGGTGTTCGGCAACGACGCCACCGTCGGGTTCGCCGGTTCGCAGGGTAACTTCCAGCTCAACGTGTACAAGCCCGTCATGGCCTGGTGCGTGCTGGAATCCATCCAGCTCCTCGGTGACGCTTGCGTCTCCTTCGACGAGCACTGCGCCTACGGCATCGAGCCCAACCGTGAGAAGATCCAGGAAAACCTGGACACCAACCTCATGCAGGTGACGGCGCTTAACCGCCACATCGGCTACGACAAGGCCTCGCAGATCGCCAAGAACGCGCACAAGAAGGGGCTGTCGCTGCGCGAGTCTGCGCTCGAACTGGGGTTCCTGACCGACGAGCAGTTCGACGAATGGGTGGTGCCCGCTGACATGACCCATCCCAGCGCTGCCGACGAGTGA
- a CDS encoding MBL fold metallo-hydrolase RNA specificity domain-containing protein, protein MAESVTLQFLGAAGTVTGSKYLLEQGTRRILVDAGMFQGQKDLRRLNWEEFPVDAASLEMLLVTHAHADHTAYIPALVNQGFSGPIWCTEATAKLAEIVMRDAAHLQELATEHAVKGGYSKHQNPRLLYTTEDAERAIRQLRWVPFDEDVELGDDLTARWTRTAHMLGAASIHVQFAGTDVLFSGDVGRPEHKLLRARDTPPGARFVLCESTYGDREHAEPEVPHEVLAHAITRTIERGGAVLIPAFAIDRTQSVMYALARMQAEGRIPEVPIIVDGPMSMKALDVYRDMSDEFRDEVQLSDFIASKHFVEARTAQQSKKARRRRDPRIIISSSGMLEGGRVLSHLEQLLPDPKNSVILAGFQAEGTRGRALIDGARHVKIFGRHVPRRAEVLQDREFSGHADASELVSWLAALDPKPETIFLTHGEPAAAEALEARVEDELGIMTVVAAMGEKVLLSDPIQDWDGDEA, encoded by the coding sequence ATGGCTGAATCTGTCACCCTGCAATTTCTCGGCGCCGCCGGCACCGTCACCGGCTCGAAGTACCTGCTCGAGCAAGGCACCAGGCGCATCCTGGTGGACGCCGGCATGTTCCAAGGGCAGAAAGACCTGCGCAGGCTCAACTGGGAGGAGTTCCCCGTCGACGCCGCCAGCCTGGAAATGCTTCTCGTCACCCACGCGCACGCCGATCACACCGCCTACATCCCTGCCCTTGTCAACCAGGGGTTCAGCGGGCCGATTTGGTGCACCGAGGCCACCGCCAAACTCGCGGAGATCGTGATGCGCGACGCCGCGCACCTCCAGGAGCTCGCCACCGAGCACGCTGTGAAGGGCGGCTACTCGAAGCACCAGAATCCGCGCCTGCTCTACACCACCGAGGATGCCGAGCGGGCAATCCGGCAGCTGCGCTGGGTGCCGTTCGACGAAGATGTCGAGCTGGGCGATGACCTCACCGCGCGCTGGACTCGCACCGCACACATGCTGGGGGCCGCGTCGATCCATGTGCAGTTTGCGGGCACCGACGTGCTGTTCTCCGGCGATGTCGGACGCCCTGAACACAAGCTGCTTCGCGCCCGCGATACCCCGCCAGGAGCCCGCTTCGTGCTGTGCGAATCAACCTACGGCGACCGCGAACACGCCGAGCCAGAAGTCCCTCACGAGGTGCTGGCCCATGCCATCACCCGCACCATCGAACGCGGCGGCGCGGTGCTCATCCCGGCCTTCGCCATCGACCGCACGCAGTCCGTGATGTATGCGCTCGCGCGCATGCAGGCCGAGGGCCGCATCCCGGAGGTTCCGATCATCGTCGACGGGCCCATGAGCATGAAGGCTCTCGACGTGTACCGCGACATGTCCGACGAGTTTCGCGACGAGGTGCAGCTGAGCGATTTCATCGCCAGCAAGCACTTCGTCGAAGCCCGCACTGCGCAACAGTCGAAGAAGGCGCGCCGCCGACGCGATCCGCGCATCATCATCTCCAGCTCCGGCATGCTGGAGGGCGGCCGCGTGCTCTCGCACCTGGAGCAGCTCCTCCCCGACCCCAAGAACTCCGTCATCCTCGCCGGCTTCCAGGCCGAGGGCACCCGTGGGCGGGCGCTCATCGACGGCGCCCGCCACGTGAAGATCTTCGGCCGGCACGTGCCTCGTCGAGCGGAGGTGCTGCAAGACCGGGAGTTCTCCGGACACGCCGACGCCTCCGAGCTCGTGAGCTGGCTAGCTGCGCTCGACCCCAAGCCGGAGACCATCTTTCTCACCCACGGCGAGCCGGCCGCGGCCGAAGCGCTGGAAGCACGGGTTGAGGATGAGCTGGGCATCATGACCGTCGTCGCTGCAATGGGCGAAAAGGTGCTGCTGAGCGATCCGATTCAAGATTGGGACGGGGACGAAGCCTGA
- a CDS encoding response regulator transcription factor, translating into MIRILIADDHPIVRAGLRAVFEAGPDLEVVGEVDRALDAVDRAKVGGIDLITMDLRFPSGPSGVDAVERIQALDDPPAVLVLTNYDTDTDILRAVEAGAGGYLLKDSPADVLVRGVRDAAAGRPVLAPAVASKLMHRLRTPSLQLTARERDVLQCLDRGLSNQAISAELFLSRATVKSHLARLYSKLGVSSRTAALAKAREQGLLD; encoded by the coding sequence ATGATACGCATCCTGATTGCCGACGATCACCCCATCGTGCGTGCAGGCTTGCGCGCCGTGTTCGAAGCCGGGCCTGATCTTGAGGTGGTGGGGGAGGTCGATCGGGCGCTCGATGCCGTCGACCGGGCGAAGGTCGGCGGCATCGACCTCATCACCATGGACCTCCGGTTCCCGTCCGGCCCGTCGGGGGTTGACGCCGTCGAACGCATTCAGGCCCTCGACGACCCGCCCGCTGTACTCGTCCTCACGAACTACGACACCGACACCGACATCCTGCGCGCCGTGGAAGCCGGCGCCGGCGGCTACCTGCTGAAGGATTCACCCGCCGACGTGCTCGTCCGCGGAGTGCGCGACGCGGCAGCCGGGCGCCCGGTACTGGCACCGGCGGTGGCGTCGAAGTTGATGCATCGGTTGCGCACACCGTCGCTGCAACTCACCGCCAGGGAGCGCGACGTGCTGCAGTGCCTCGACCGCGGCCTGAGCAACCAGGCCATCAGCGCGGAGCTCTTCCTCAGCCGGGCCACCGTGAAATCGCACCTGGCAAGGCTCTACTCAAAGCTTGGGGTCTCCAGCCGCACGGCAGCCCTCGCGAAAGCCAGAGAACAAGGTCTGCTGGACTGA
- a CDS encoding DUF4298 domain-containing protein, which produces MAENHDERMARVRVNEQRLAAITELNDDLWTVDERLETAWAALEPLMEYYEGQWREDFELLDGTPDGEYGVFSEDGIWNEMGRFYEATKHIAEVSKRLVDAYERPTREAEENSSQA; this is translated from the coding sequence ATGGCTGAGAACCACGACGAGCGCATGGCGCGGGTGCGAGTGAACGAGCAGCGGCTCGCGGCAATCACGGAACTCAACGACGATCTCTGGACCGTCGACGAGCGCCTCGAAACCGCATGGGCCGCACTTGAGCCCCTCATGGAGTACTACGAGGGCCAATGGCGCGAAGATTTCGAGCTGCTCGACGGCACACCCGACGGCGAGTACGGCGTATTCAGTGAAGACGGCATCTGGAACGAGATGGGCCGGTTCTACGAGGCGACGAAGCACATCGCGGAGGTGTCGAAGCGCCTGGTCGACGCCTACGAGCGCCCCACTCGTGAAGCCGAGGAAAACAGCTCGCAGGCGTAG